The sequence GGGGAGGTGCTGGGGGCGGGCTACCGCTTCGTGGCCGCCTCGCTGGGCGAGCGCGGCTCCTCCGGCGCCTCCCGCCGGGGCGGCATCTACTGGGTCGCCACCGCCGCCGGAGCGCCCCGGCCCGAGCCGCCGGAGACCCAGCTGGCCCTGCTCAAGCGCTGGTACGCCGGCTGGCCCGCGCCGATCGGCGAGCTGCTCGACGCCACCGAGCCGGCCGACCTGGTGCAGCAGGAGGTCCGCGAGCTGCGCCCACTGCCCCGGGCGTACGGCTTCCCGGCCGGCCCGGGTGGCGTGGTGCTGCTCGGCGACGCGGCGCACGCCATGCCACCCCACCTGGGGCAGGGGGCGTGCCTCGCCTTCGAGGACGCGGCCACCCTCTCCTCGCTGCTGCGCGAGTCCCGACTGCCCGACGCCGTGCAGGCGTACGACCGGTTGCGCCGTCCCCGCGCGGCGACGGTGGTCCGGCAGACCCGCCGGATGTCGGCGGTCCTCCAGGCCCGGGGCCGGCTGGCCCTGCGCGCCCGCGACGCCGCCCTCGGCACGATAAGCCCCCGCCTGCTCTCCAGCGCCGCCTCGTCGGCCGCCCAGTGGCGCCCCCCAACCCCCTGACTTACCCCCGAAACCCAAGTTGATCATGAAGTTAGCGGCGGGACACGCCGGAGTGGGCGCCGCTAACTTCATGATCAACGCGTGCGGCCGGGGGGCCGGGGGTCAGATGAGGGCGGTGGGTTCGGCGATGCAGGCGGTGCCGACGCGGCGGAAGCCGACCCGGAGGTAGACCCGGGCGATCTCCTCGCTGCCGGCGGAGAGGAAGACCAGGTCGGTGCCGGCGGTCAGCAGTTCGTGGGCGAGGGTGGCGGTGACCGCCGCGCCGAGGCCCCGGCGCCGGGCGGCCGGCAGGGTGGCCACCCCGGCGATCTCGGCCACGTCGTCGACCCGCATCGCCATCCCGCTGGCCAGCGCCCCGTCCTCGGGCGTGCCGGCCACCACCGACAGCCGGCGGCCGTCGGCGAGGCGGGTCCGCTCCTCGTCCAGCGCCGCCACGTCCAGTTCGGTGATCGCGGCGTCCCGCTCCGCCGGGCCCGCGTCGCCGCGGGCCGTGCCGGCGGCGGCGAAACCGACCGCGGCGACCGCGCGGCGGGCGGCCACGTCGGCGGCGAAGCCGGGCGCGTCCGGGTCCAGCACCCGCACCGGTACGTCGGTGAGGGTCGCCGGGTCGGGCAGAGCGGCCGGGTCGAGCACCATCAGCGGCGCCTCCAGCACGCTCAGCCCCGCCGCCCGGGCCATCGCGAGCAGGTCGGGCGTGGTCTCGTGCACCCACTCGAGGGCCTCGGGCAGGCCCAGCTCGCGCTGCCGCTCGCGGACGGCGGTCACGTCGGCCAGCGAGGGGGGCGTGGTGGCGTCGAGGCGGGGTCGGGCGTAGAACGGCCAGCCGACCCCTTCCCGTACGAAGAGCACGAGCGTGCCGTATTCCTCCCCGCGTGCGACGTCGCGCGGCACCGCGTCGTAGAAGCGTTCCAGCCGGGCGAGGAGTTCGCTGCGCAGGGGATCCACCGCGCGAGACTACCTGTCCCAGAGTCTGGAAGGTGTGATCAATCTGCACTGGCCTTGCGCGGGTCTCCCTAACGTAGACTCAATAAACCGCCAAGGGCCGACGTCGTCCCGACCATGATCCAACCTGAGTGACGACAGGAGACCCGGTGGCCTTTCCGTACCCTCACAGCCCGCAGTCGGCCCCGCCCGCGGCCGGTCTCTACGACCCCGCCAACGAGCACGACGCGTGCGGCGTGGCCTTCGTCGCAGACCTGCACGGCCGGCGCTCCCACGCGGTGGTGGCGGGCGGCCTCGGCGCGCTCTGCCGCCTGGACCATCGGGGTGCCCGGGGCGCGGAACACAACACCGGTGACGGCGCCGGGATCATGATCCAGGTCCCGGACGCCTTCCTGCGCGCGGTGGTCGACTTCCCGCTGCCGCCGGTCGGCCAGTACGCCACCGGCCTGGTCTTCCTCCCCGACGACGACGCGGCGGAGGCCCGCGCCCGGCAGGTGGTGGAGAAGTACGCCCTGGTGGAGGGGGCCGACCTGCTCGGCTGGCGGGACGTGCCGGTCGACCCGAGCGGGCTGGGCGAGACGGCGCTCGCGGCGATGCCCCGGATCCGTCAGCTCTTCCTGGCCGCGCACCGGCTCACCGACACCCCTGCCGGACCGGCCGGCTCGCCGCTGACCGGCCTCGACCTGGACCGGGTGGCGTTCTGCGTGCGCAAGCAGGCCGAGCGGGAGAGCGCCGAGCGGGGCGTGCCGGCCTACTTCCCGTCGCTGTCCTCGCGGACGATGACCTGGAAGGGCATGCTCACCCCGGACCAGCTGCCGGCGTACTTCCCGGAGCTGACCGACGAGCGGGTGGAGAGCGCGATCGCGCTGGTGCACTCCCGGTTCTCCACCAACACCTTCCCGTCCTGGCCGCTGGCCCACCCGTACCGGTTCATCGCGCACAACGGTGAGATCAACACCATCCGTGGCAACCGGAACTGGATGCAGGCCCGGGAGGCGCTGCTGCGCAGCCCCGAGATCCCCGGCAACATCCGGCGGATCTTCCCGGTCTGCACCCCGGGCGCCTCCGACTCGGCGAACTTCGACGAGGTCCTCGAACTGCTGCACCTGGCCGGGCGGAGCCTGCCGCACGCGGTGCTGATGATGATCCCGGAGGCCTGGGAGAACGACCACGACATGGACCACGGTCGGAGATCCTTCTACCGGTTCCACGCCAGCCTGATGGAGCCCTGGGACGGGCCCGCGTCGGTCGCCTTCACCGACGGCGAGATCGTCGGCGCGGTGCTGGACCGCAACGGGCTGCGCCCGGGCCGCTGGTGGCGGACCTCCGACGGCCTCGTCGTGCTCGGCAGCGAGGCGGGCGTGCTCGACCTCGACCCGGCCACCGTGGTCGCCAAGGGCCGGCTCCAGCCGGGCCGGATGTTCCTGGTCGACACCGTCAACGGGCGGATCGTGCAGGACGACGAGATCAAGGCCGAGCTGGCCGCCGCCCGGCCGTACGCCGAGTGGCTGCACGCCGGGCTGATCGACCTGACCGACCTGCCACCGCGCGAGCACATCGTCTACACCCACGACTCGGTACGCCGCCGCCAGCAGACCTTCGGCTACACCGAGGAGGAGCTGAAGATCCTGCTCGCGCCGATGGCCCGGCTCGGCGCGGAGCCGCTCGGCTCGATGGGCACCGACACCCCGATCTCCCCGCTGTCGACCCGGCCGCGGCTGCTCTACGACTACTTCCACCAGCTCTTCGCCCAGGTCACCAACCCACCGCTGGACGCCATCCGGGAGGAGCTGGTGACCAGCCTGTCGTCGACCGTCGGCCCGGAGGGCAACCTGCTCGACCCGGGCCCGGCGAGCTGCCGGCAGATCGTGCTGCCGCACCCGGTGATCGACAACGACGAGCTGGCCAAGATCCTCTCCATCGACGAGGACGGCGACCTGCCCGGCCTCAAGGCGGTCCGGGTCTCCGGGCTCTACCGGGTGCGCGACGGCGGCGCCGGCATCAAGGCGCGGCTGACCGAGATCTGCCGGCACGTCTCGGAGGCCATCGAGGACGGGGTGCGGATCCTGGTCCTGTCCGACCGGGACTCCAACGCCGACCTGGCGCCGATCCCGTCGCTGCTGCTCACCGCGGCGGTGCACCAGCACCTGGTCCGCGAGCAGACCCGTACCCAGGTGGCGCTGATCGTCGAGTCCGGCGACTGCCGGGAGGTGCACCACGCGGCCGTGCTGATCGGGTACGGCGCCGCGGCGGTCAACCCGTACCTGGCCTTCGAGTCGGTCGAGGACATGATCTCCACCGGAGCGCTGGTCGGCGTCGACCCGGCCAAGGCCGTGCGCAACTACGTCAAGGCGCTCGGCAAGGGCGTCCTGAAGATCATGTCGAAGATGGGCATCTCGACGGTGTCGTCGTACTGCGGGGCGCAGGTCTTCGAGGCGGTCGGGCTGCACACCCGGCTGGTGGAGCGCTACTTCCGCGGCACCCCCAGCACCATCAGCGGCATCGGGCTGAACGAGATCCACGCCGAGGTGGCCGCCCGGCACGCGCTGGCCTGGCCGGCGCCGGGCGTCCAGACCTCCGACCGGTTGGAGGTCGGCGGCGAGTACCAGTGGCGCCGCGAGGGTGAGCTGCACCTGTTCAACCCGGAGACGGTCTTCCTGCTCCAGCACGCCACCCGCAGCCGCCAGTACGACGTGTTCCGGCAGTACACCGCCAAGGTCGACGAGCTGGCCGCGCGGGCCGGCTCGCTGCGCGGGCTGTTCACCCTGCGTACCGGGGTTCGCCCGGCGGTGCCGATCGACGAGGTCGAGCCGGCCACCGAGATCGTCAAGCGGTTCGCCACCGGCGCCATGTCGTACGGGTCGATCTCGGCGGAGGCGCACGAGACCCTGGCGATCGCGATGAACCGGCTCGGTGGCAAGTCCAACACCGGCGAGGGCGGCGAGGACGTCGAGCGGCTGTACGACCCGGCCCGCCGCTCCGCGGTCAAGCAGATCGCCAGCGGTCGCTTCGGTGTGACCAGCGAATACCTGGTCAACGCCGACGACCTCCAGATCAAGATGGCGCAGGGCGCCAAGCCCGGCGAGGGCGGGCAGCTGCCCGGCAACAAGGTCTGGCCGTGGATCGCCCGTACCCGGCACGCCACCCCGGGTGTCGGCCTGATCTCCCCCCCGCCGCACCACGACATCTACTCCATCGAGGACCTTGCCCAGCTGGTGCACGACCTGAAGTGCGTCAACCCGGCCGCCCGGGTGCACGTCAAGCTGGTCAGCGAGGTCGGCGTGGGCACCGTCGCGGCCGGCGTCGCCAAGCTCAAGGCCGACGTCATCCTGATCTCCGGCCACGACGGCGGCACCGGCGCGTCCCCGCTGAACTCGCTCAAGCACGCCGGCACCCCGTGGGAGCTGGGCCTGGCCGAGGCGCAGCAGACGCTGCTGCTCAACAAGCTCCGCGACCGGGTCACCGTGCAGGTCGACGGCCAGCTCAAGACCGGCCGGGACGTGCTGGTCGCGGCGCTGCTCGGCGCCGAGGAGTTCGGCTTCGCCACCGCCCCGCTGATCGTCGAGGGCTGCGTGATGATGCGGGTCTGCCACCTGGACACCTGTCCGGTCGGGATCGCCACCCAGAACCCGGTGCTGCGCGAGCGGTTCACCGGCAAGCCGGAGTTCGTGGAGAACTTCTTCCTCTTCCTCGCCGAGGAGGTCCGCGGCTACCTCGCCGAGCTGGGCTTCCGCAGCATCGACGAGACGATCGGGCACGCCGAGCTGCTCGACGTCGCCCCGGCGGTGGACCACTGGAAGGCGCACGGGCTGGACCTGGGGCGCGTACTGCACCTGCCGGAGCTGCCGGCGGACGCCGCGCGGCGCGGCGTGCGGGCTCAGGACCACGGCCTGGAACTGGCCCTGGACAACGAGCTGATCGCCCTCGCCCAGCCGGCGCTGCGCGACGGCAGCCCGGTCCGGGTCGAGGTGGCGGTGCGCAACGAGCACCGCAGCGTCGGTGCGATGCTCGGCGGTGAGGTCACCCGCCGCTTCGGCGGCGCCGGCCTGCCCGACGACACGATCGAGTTCGTGCTGCGCGGCACCGCCGGGCAGTCCTTCGGCGCGTTCCTGCCGCGCGGGGTCACCCTGCGGCTGCACGGCGACGCCAACGACTACGTCGGCAAGGGACTCTCCGGCGGGCGGATCGTCGTCCGCCCGGACGCCGCCGCGCCGTTCGCCGACCCGGACGCCGCCGCCGGCGCCCGGGCCGAGGACCAGATCATCGCCGGCAACACCATCCTGTACGGGGCCACCGGCGGCGAGCTGTTCCTGCGCGGTCGGGTGGGGGAGCGGTTCGCGGTACGCAACTCCGGCGCGGTGGCCGTCGTCGAGGGCGTCGGCGACCACGGCTGCGAGTACATGACCGGCGGCACGGTGGTGGTGCTCGGCGAGACCGGGCGCAACTTCGCCGCCGGCATGTCCGGCGGGACCGCGTACGTGCACCGGCTGGACACCGACCGGGTCAACGCCGAACTGGTGGACCTGACGCCGCTGCGCGACGCCGAGCGCGACCTGCTGCACGAGCTGGTGCAGCGGCACGTCGCGGAGACCGACTCGGTCCTCGGCGCGGAGCTGCTCAAGCGCTGGCCGGAGGCGGTGGAGGAGTTCACCGCGGTGGTCCCCCGGGACTACCGCCGGGTGATGGAGATCATGCGGGCCGCCGAAGCCGCCGGCCGTGACGTCGACGACGCGGTCATGTCTGCGCTGACCGCGCCGGTGCCGCCCGCCCCGCGGGTGGCGGCCCAGGAGGTGGCTCGTGCCTGACCCGAACGGTTTCCTGCGCTACGACCGGCGGCTGCCGGCGCGCCGCCCGGTGCCGGTGCGGATCAGCGACTGGCGCGAGGTCTACCCGCCGGCCGGCGAGGAGCTGATCCGCGAGCAGGCCACCCGGTGCATGGACTGCGGCATCCCGTTCTGCCACGACGGCTGCCCGCTGGGCAACCGCATCCCGGACTGGAACGACCTGGTCCGTACCGGCAACTGGGACGCCGCGGTGGAGTCGCTGCACGCCACCAACAACTTCCCGGAGTTCACCGGCCGGCTCTGCCCGGCGCCCTGCGAGGCCGCCTGCGTGCTCGGCATCGGCGGCGGGCAGCCGGTCACCATCAAGCAGGTCGAGGTGGAGATCGCCGACGCGGCGGTGGCCCGGGGCGGGCTGCGTCCCCGCCCGGTGCCGGCGCCGACCGGCCGGTCGGTCGCCGTGGTCGGCTCCGGCCCCGCCGGCCTCGCCGCCGCGCAGCAGCTCGCCCGCGCCGGTCACGCGGTGACCGTGTACGAGCGCGACGACGCGATCGGTGGCCTGCTCCGGTACGGCATCCCCGACTTCAAGCTGGAGAAGCTGCACATCGACCGGCGGCTGGCCCAGCTGGCCGCCGAGGGCGTCCAGTTCCGCACCGGCGTGGACGTCGGCGTGGACGTCACCGCCGAGCAGTTGCGCGCCGAGCACGACGCGGTGCTGCTGGCCTGCGGCGCGCTCCAGGGCCGGGACACCCCGGAGACCCCCGGGCGGCAGCTGCGCGGCGTGCACCAGGCGATGGCGCACCTGGTCGCCGCCAACCGCGCAGTCGCCGAGGCGGCTGCCGGCCGGCCCAGCGTCGCGGCGGCCGGCGACGGGCGACGGGCCCTCGCCGTGCTGCCCGACGGCACCCCGATCGACGCCGCCGGCAAGCACGTCGTGATCATCGGCGGTGGTGACACCGCCGCGGACTGCCTCGGGGTGGCCCACCGGCAGGGCACCGCCGGCGTGCACCAGCTCGACCTCTACCCGGAGCCCCCGCAGACCCGGGACGCCGCCCGCGACCCGTGGCCGACCTGGCCGTGGGTGCTGCGCAACTACCCGGCGCACGAGGAGGGCGGCGAGCGGGTCTTCGCCGTCGCGGTGCAGGAGTTCGTCGACGACGGCACCGGCCAGGTCAAGGGCGTGCGGATCGCCGAGGTCAGCGTCGAGAAGCGGGACGGCCGGCGGATCGTCAACCCGCTGCCCGGCTCCGAGCGCGAGCTTCCGGCCGACCTGGTGCTGCTCGCCATCGGCTTCGAGGGCACCGAGCAGCAGCCGCTGCTGGAGCAGTTCGGGGTGCGCCGCAACGCCCGGGGCGCGGTCGACGCCGGAACCGACTGGCAGACCGACGCCGACGGCGTCTTCGTCGCCGGTGACATGCACCGGGGCGCCTCGCTGATCGTCTGGGCCATCGCCGAAGGGCGGGCCGCCGCCGCGGCGATCCACGCGTACCTCGGCGGGGTCGGCGAGCTGCCGGCCCCGGTGGACCCGGCGCGGCAGCCGCTCGCCGCCCGCTGACGACCCCGGCGGCAATCCCGCCGCACCGACACCCCGGTCCGGACGTGCCCGTCCCGACCGGGGTGTCCGTCGTCGGCGTCCGGTCCGTCCCGGGGCCTGCCGGGCTGGCGGGGCGTGCCCCACCCCGGCGCCGTCGACCCGGTGAGTCCGCTCACGAAAGCCGGAAATCGGTTTGGCGCGCGGCAGACTTGGCCGCTGCCGAACCCGCCGTGGGTTCGGCTTCGTCATGTCGTCGTCAGGACGGGGAGGCCCTCGTGGCCCTCGGAAGCACGTTCGCCGCACTGCGTCACCGCAACTACCGGATCTGGGCCGGTGCCGGCTTCGTCTCGGTGATCGGGACCTGGATGCAGGTGCTCGGCGTCAACTGGTACGTGCTCGAGCAGACCCACTCGGCGACCTCGATGGGCCTGGCCGTCCTGCTCCAGGCCCTGCCGACGCTGCTGCTCAGCGTGTGGGGCGGGGCGCTGGCCGACCGGCTGCGGGCGAAGCCGCTGCTGATCGCCGCCCAGGCGGTACACGCACTGCTCGCCGCGGGGCTGGCGGTGGTCGCCGTCACCGGCGTCGGCGGCCTCCCGGCGATCTACGCGATCGCGCTGGTCACCGGGGCGGTGTCGGCGATCGAGGGGCCGGTGTCGGGCCGCTGGTCCTCGACGCTGGTCGACCGGAAGGACCTGGGCAACGCCCTCGCGCTCGGCTCGCTGACCAACTCCGCCGGCCGCATTCTCGGCATGAGCGCCGGCGCCGTCGTGGTCGCCGCCGTCGGCCCCGCACTGCTCTTCGCCGTCAACGCGGCCAGCTTCGTCGCGGTGGTCGGCGCCCTGCTCGCCGTACGCGATCAGGAGCGGCACACCGCCGAGCCGGCGGCGGCCGACGCGGCGCCGGTGGACGGCGGCATCCTTGCCGGTTTCCGCTACCTGCTGCGCCAGCCGGTGGTGCTGGTCGCGTTGGCGCTGTCGTTCGTGCTGGGCAGCCTGGGCCGCAACTACCAGGTGACCATGGCGGCGATGAGTGACGGCCCGCTGCGCGCCGGGGCGTCGGGCTACGGCGTGCTCTCCACCGTCTTCGCGGTCGGTACGGTGCTGGGCGCGCTGGTGGCGGCCCGCCGCCGCGAGCTGGGCTACGGGCTGCTGATCTGCGCCGGCCTGCTGGCCAGCGTGTTGCAGATCGCCGCCGGGCTGGCTCCCGGCACGGTCAGCTTCGCCGCGGTGATCCTCCCGGTGGCCGCGGCGGCGGTGGTCATCGACACCACGGTCGGCGCCCGCGCCCAGCTCGACACCGACTACGCCATGCGCGGTCGGGTGCTGGCCGCCCTGGCGGTCACCGGCTCGGTCTCCGTGGCGGTCGGCGCGCCCCTGCTCGGTTGGCTCTCCGAGCACGCCGGCCCCCGGCAGACCCTGGTGCTGGCCGGCGCGGTGACCGCCGTCGCCACGGCCGCCGCGGGCGTCGCCCTCGACGGGCTGCGCGACCACCGGCTGCGTCGCCGGGTCACCCTGGTGCTGGCCGCGCCCGTGGTGCGCCGTCCGGCCCGCCGGGTCGCCGCCATCGCCACCCGCGTCGTCCGGCCCGCGACCCCGCCCGCCACCCGGCCCGTCGCGACCGCCCGCCCGGCCGCGACGCCCCGCCCGGCGGGGAGCCCGCCGCCCGGCTGGTACCCGGCGGCGGTGCGCCGGCCGGGGGCGGGGCGGCTGCCGTCCAGTCAACTGGTCCGGGCCGCGGCCGACTGCGCCGGCGGGGCGCCGGCCCGGTCCGGCCGTCGTCCCCGGTTGGCCGGCGGCGCGGCCCTGATCGAGGTGCCCCCGGGCGACTGCCTGCCCTGAGGCGGCTCGACGCCGGGGCAGGGCATGGGCGGAAGCGCTGTCGGTGTCGGCTGCACACCTGCCTCGGGCCAGGCCGCCGACCCGGCTGCGCCCGGACCTCACCCGGTGCGACCCCGAGCGGTGTCCGGACGCTACGGACCTGATGTCGTAGACGATTCGCCGGTGGCGATGTCCTCCGGTGGCCGCGTGGCCGTTCCTGGTGGCCTCACCGGGCGTGACCGGCTGCGGGTGAGCGAGGTCATGAGGTTCGCCGGTGGATCAGGCGTCCACGGGACCGGGCGGCGCGAAGATCATCGTTACGATCCGGCCATGGATACCGAGGAGCGGCTGCGGCGGATCCGCCGGTGGCTGTGGATCGTGCTGGTGGGTCTCTTCCTCAGTGGAGCGACCGCGTTCCCGCTGGAGATCGAGGTGCGCTGGCTGCTGCGCGCGCTCGATCCGCTCGCCGACGACCTGCCGGCGCTGGTCGGCTGGATCGAGCGGGTGCACACCGGGCTGGTGGAGACCGGCGACCGCTACCCGTTCATGCTCTACGGCACCGACTGGCTCGCCTTCGCCCACCTGGTGCTGGCGGTGGCCTTCTGGGGACCGCTGCGGGATCCGGTGCGCAACGTCTGGGTGGTGCAGCTCGGCATGATCGCCTGCGCCGGGATCGTGCCGCTGGCGCTGATCTGCGGGCCGATCCGGGACATCCCGTGGTTCTGGACGCTGGTCGACCTCTCCTTCGCGGTCGGCGCCTTCCCACCGCTCTGGTTCGCCTACCGGCACATCCGGGCGATCGAGGCCGCCGGCGTGCCGGCCGCGCCGCCGCTGTCGACGCCGGCGGCCTGACACCCCTCCGGGCGGCGTGAGTCGTTCACGTCATCAGGTCGGTAGCGTCTCGGGGCGGTCTGCGCTCCAGGTGGTCTTCGCGTTGAGCGGCGTCCGCGCCGACCGGCGGCCCTGCCGAGCGATGCCCGCCCCGGCGTTTCGGGCGAGCTGTTCCCGCCCGGCGGGCGTCGCCGCCGGGACGGCGCACCGGCCGGGCACCCGGCCCCCGGAAGGGGAGCGGGCACCCGGCCGGGCCGGGGGGTCAGTGCTGCAGGAGCTGGTGCGCCTCGCGGATCTTCGTCCACGACTTCGGCTGCTCGGGCGTGGCCACCGCCGTCGCGCGGGCGGCCGTGGCCAGTTCCGGACGGCCGGCGGTGAACAGCCAGGTGGTGAAGAACTCGTCCAGTTCCAGCCCGGAGATCCGCTCCGCGAGTGCCTGGAACTGCGCCACGGAGCCGTTGCCGTACCGGTGCTCGGCGGTCCAGGCCGGCAGGATCTCGAAGAACGCCTCGTCGCCGACGGCCAGCCGGAGCTGGTGCAGCGCCATCGCGCCCCGGTCGTAGACCGCGTCGTCGAAGACCCGGTCGGCGCCCGGGTCGCCCGGCAGCACCTGCCAGAACTCGGCGTCCTCGGGATAGGCGGCGTAGGTGAAGTCGAAGAGTTCCTGCGCGGTGCCCTCGCCCTGCCCCTCCGACCAGAGCCACTCGGCGTACGAGGCGAAGCCCTCGTTGAGCCAGATGCCCCGCCACTGCGCGACGGACACCGAGTCGCCGAACCACTGGTGGGCGTTCTCGTGCACCACCACGTAGGTGTTCGCGCCGCGGCGCCAGAAGCTCGGCCCGTACACCGGGCGGGTCTGCGTCTCCAGCGCGAAGCCGATGCCGTCGATCGGCCCGGCGACGCCGCCCTGGGCCTCGAACGGGTACGGCCCGAAGAGGCCGCTCTCCCAGTCGACGATCTCGGCCGTCCGCTCGATGCTGGCCCGCGCGGCCGGCCCGCGCTCACCCAGCGTGGCGCTGTACGCGTTGATCACCGGCTGCCCGTTCGGCGCGGCGTCGGTGACGATGTCGTACTGGCCGATCGCCAGGAACGCCAGGTAGGTGGCGGCCGGCCTGGTGCTGCGCCAGCCCCACCGCATCCGGTTGCCGGGCTCGGCCAGCGGGGGGCGCGGCTGCACGCCGTTGCTGATCACCTCGATCCCGGCGGGCACCGACACCGAGATGTCGAAGGTGGCCTTGTCCAGCGGATGGTCGTTGGCCGGGAACCACCACCAGGCCGACTCGGGCTCGTTGACCGCCAACGCGCCGTCGTCCGTGCGGGTCCAGCCGGTGTAGCCGCCGACCAGGGTCTCCGACGGCACGCCGGAGTACCTGACCACGATGGTCAGCAGTTGACCCTTCACGATCGCGCGTGGCGCGGTGACCACCAGCTCGTGGGTGCCCTCGCGGGTGTACGCGGCGGACCAGCCGTTGACCCGGACGGACTCCACGTCGAGCAGGAAGTCGAGGTTGAAGCGGGACAGGTCCTGGGTGGCCGTCGCCAGGATGGTGGTGGTGCCGGTGAGTCGGTCGGTGGCCGGCTCGTAGCGCAGGCGGACGTCGTAGTGGCTGACGTCGTACCCGCCGTTGCCGTAGTCGGGGAAGTAGCTGTCGCCCAGGCCCGGGCTGCCGGGCGCCGGTGCGGCGGCGACCGGGACCGGCCGGCCCCAACCCGGTAGGGCGGCCTGGCCGGGGGTGCCGGTCACCAGGGTGCCGGCGGTGGTGACGGTCAGGGCGGCGATGGCCGCCGTGAAAACACGTCGCACGAGGTGGACTCCCTCCGTCGGGGTGTTCGCAGGACGAACCTAATCGACGTTTGTGAACGTGTCCGCCCCGGCGGTGTTCAGTTGATCTAAATATTTCGATAGTATTACCGACTAGTAACAAGACCCACACCCCTGGCCAGCGCGCGGTCACGAGGATCCCACCACCCCTGCTCCGTGGAGGTCCCTGATGCCCCACCGCGCCCTGGCCCGCGCCGTCACCGCGCTGGTCGCCCTGCTCGCCACCGTCCTCGGCGTCGTGCTCGTCCCCGGCACCGCCCAGGCGGCCACCGTCAACTACGTCGCCCTCGGCGACTCCTACTCCTCCGGGGTCGGCGCCGGCCCGTACGACCTGTCCACCTGCCTGCGCAGCGAGAAGTCGTACGCCCCGCTCTGGGCCGCCGCCAACGCGGTGACCAGCTTCCGGTTCCCGGCCTGCGGCGGCGCGGTCACCGCCGACGTGATCAACAGCCAGGTCAACTCGCTGAGCACCAGCACCACGCTGGTCACCGTCACCATCGGCGGCAACGACGCCGGCTTCGCCGACGTGATCACCAGCTGCCGGTTCGGCAGCACCACCAGTTGCGTGAACGCGGTCAACGAATCCAAGAGCTTCGCGACCTCGACGCTGCCCGGCCGGCTCGACGCCACCTACGCCGCCATCCGCAACCGGGCCCCCAACGCCCGGCTCGTGGTCCTCGGCTACCCGCGGCTGTTCGAGACCAACTACTGCGGGCTGCTGGCCATGAGCACGTACAAGCGCACCCTCCTCAACGAGGCCGCCGACCTGCTCGCCACGGTCATCGCCGACCGGGCCCGCGCGGCCGGCGCCACCTTCGCCGATGCCCGTCCCTTCTTCGCCGGTCACGGGGTCTGCGCCGCCGACCCGTGGATCCGGGACGTCTCCGGGGTCATCGAGGCGTACCACCCGAACGCCGCCGGCTACCGGTACGGCTACCTGCCGGCGCTGAACGCGGTGCTCGGCTGACCGACGCGCCCCGGCGGCCGGCGGTCCCGTACCCGGGCCACCGGCCGCCGTTGCATCCATTGCCGACAATGGAGAGTCCGTGGCTGCCCGGACCCGGCGGAGGTGCGCGATGCGAGAACCGACCACCCGGCAGCGGCCCCGGCCGGCCCGGGACCGGCTCCCCACCGGTGGGCCGGAGCTGCTCTCCCTGCTGGCCCGGCTGCTGCGCCGGCCCCGGCGCGGTGACCGGCGGCTGCCGCTGCTCTGGCTGGTCCGCGCGGCCGGCGCCGGTGACGTGGCGGGGCTGCTGCGCCGCTTCGTCGGCCAGGGCACCGGCCGCCGGGTGCCGCACGCCGTGCTCGACCCGGCCGGCCGGCCCGGCACCGACGACATCCCCGCCGTGCTGCGCGAGCTGCACCGGCAGCTGTCCCTGGAGGCGTTCGGCACGGCCCGGCTGCGGTTCCGGCACTACCCGCTGGCCGACTGGCTGATGCACCAGACCCTCGCCGACGGCGTCGACGCCGCCGACAGCGGCCGGGCCGCGCTGGTACGGCGGCTGCGCGACCGGCGGGGCCGGCGCTCCGCCGAGGAACCCCCGGTGACCGGCGAGTCGGGCTTCGGCACCGCCCTGCAGGTGCTGCTCTGGCTGCTGCGCCGCGCGGTGCCCAGCGCGGTGTTCCGGAT comes from Micromonospora purpureochromogenes and encodes:
- a CDS encoding FAD-dependent oxidoreductase, with the translated sequence MRTAVVVGAGLGGLAVAGTLARSGWQVTLLERADRVRPEATAVVLWPNGVRALQALGLGAGLDAIATPLPDAGVRRPDGHWLVQPRPTPADRMPVVVHREDLHDALIAGLGDRVELRTGVAVDTVRVRPGQRPAVGTAGQLVEADLVVAADGTDSAVRRQLAPSSAVISSGCAAWRAVIPWYRAPRLPADQPLGGEVLGAGYRFVAASLGERGSSGASRRGGIYWVATAAGAPRPEPPETQLALLKRWYAGWPAPIGELLDATEPADLVQQEVRELRPLPRAYGFPAGPGGVVLLGDAAHAMPPHLGQGACLAFEDAATLSSLLRESRLPDAVQAYDRLRRPRAATVVRQTRRMSAVLQARGRLALRARDAALGTISPRLLSSAASSAAQWRPPTP
- a CDS encoding GNAT family N-acetyltransferase — its product is MDPLRSELLARLERFYDAVPRDVARGEEYGTLVLFVREGVGWPFYARPRLDATTPPSLADVTAVRERQRELGLPEALEWVHETTPDLLAMARAAGLSVLEAPLMVLDPAALPDPATLTDVPVRVLDPDAPGFAADVAARRAVAAVGFAAAGTARGDAGPAERDAAITELDVAALDEERTRLADGRRLSVVAGTPEDGALASGMAMRVDDVAEIAGVATLPAARRRGLGAAVTATLAHELLTAGTDLVFLSAGSEEIARVYLRVGFRRVGTACIAEPTALI